Sequence from the Flavobacteriales bacterium genome:
GATAAGAACAATAGCGGTATACAACGATATCTGGCTGTCCAGTTTTAATTTCTTCCAGGCAAACTGCAACCGATCCCGAACATGATGAATTCCAAAAAGATCATGAAGGGTTGGATATCCCACACTCCCCAGGAATACAAGCATTAACAAAGCCATGTGCAACATATATGAATGCCGCACCGGATCTGTATATATACCTTGAGGGAAGGTAGAGAACCCCGCATTGCAGAATGCGGATACGGAGTGAAAAATGGAGTTGAAAATTTTATCACCCAGACTTTTAAACACCACCGAAGGATCCCATAGGAAGTAAATGATTATCGCTCCGAAAAGGTTGATGAATATGGTATAGAAGATAATCTGCCGGGCCAGATCCTCGGTCTTGAATCGCGAATCGGATGTGAAGAACTCAGAAACCATATGTTGTTGCCGTAGATTAAGACCTTGAGCAAGATAGGTACCAAAGAAGGTGCTGAAACTGATGATGCCTAAAGCACCAATCTGAATTAACATCATCACCACAAATTGCCCTTTTACTGTCCAGAATGAACCGGTGTCAACCAGGATCAATCCGGTCTGGCTGATCGCACTGACAGATGTGAATAACGACTCAAGGAATGTAGGTGCCCTGCCTGTATACATTTGCGGCATCATGAGCAACAGTGCTCCTAACAATCCGAGAATGGCCAGTGAGATGACCAGTCCAAGGGAGAATTTGATGCGTATCCGGGATAAGCCCGGATTGGAACGGATCACCTCCAGTCCGGCGAATACCACAATGTAAAGCTGGATGAACATGAGGTAAATAGGCGTGAAGTTCTCGATACCGAACGGTTCGAATATCTTCGCCAGCAAAGGAAATTGAAACAGGTAAAGGCTGATGCCGTCTACAACCAGCATCGCCATCAGAAGAAATTCAAGCCAGGTGGTGCGCAGGAAACCGAGTTTGCTGATGGAAAAGAAAAACCGAAGGGCGTAAACGAAAATGAAATAAACCAGTATCACCTTGATGACACCGATCGCAATGGTTTCGGTTTGGGTGGAAAGGTTGAAACCCGCCAGATACAAGAGCAAACCGAGCGAAAGCAGTGCCATAAAAAAACTGGCTCTTCTCAGTGTTTTCAGTACCGCTCCCTGACGGTCATAAACAAACAGCCGGATCTTCTCCTTTAAGCTAAGCATGACATCTGCGGCCAAAGGTCGGTCAAATCCCGAACATTGCCAATTCCATGTTTGGCACGGTCGTTGAACAAGGTAACCAAACACCTCCTCACACGTATATCGAGAGGTGCAATGGCGATGTGGTCCTTCCGTGGCCCATCGGGATCTGAACTAAAAGCGTCCGACAATGAAGGTATATCAACTATTGCTTTTCGTACCCGTTTTGACCTTGTGGGTGTCATGCCAGCCGGAAGAACCGGAAACGCCAACCAAGACCGCAATGGAAGGGGTGTGGGTGGTGAGTGAAGCGTATGATGAAAACGGCGATACCATCACCAAAAAGATCGCATTCCCGATCAGTGCCTTTCACCTGAGCAGCGACAATACCGTGATCTCCACAGGAGGGCCGATGTTTATGCATATCGTCTACGGAAACAACAAGTATACAACCATCGCCTCATCCATCGACCAGGTATTCAACTATGCCGGACTTGACTTTAACGGTGGCGAATTCTTTGTTGGTGGCGGGGTTCAGGATCGCTTTACCATGGAAATGAAACTGGAAGGGCTTCCCGGGCAAAAAACACTTACCACCCTGCTTGACCTGATCGGAATCACCCAGGATTACCTGGATGTGGTGGTCTATCATAAGTTCAAGGATGTAAAAGTGTCCTTTGAGAACGACTATCAAACCATGATCTGGGAGTTTGACGCGGCAACCCAGGCGGTGTACAATACCAAAAATAACTACGGGGAATATGTCCTTTGGGAAGGATGGCCCGTGGCGAATTTTATGAAGGGAAGATTCGTGTTTCAGAAACGATCCACGGATTTGAATGAGGTGGTTACCAATGCACTGTAGTACCTGAAAAAGATACGGAAGCCGGTCCGAAGACCGGCTTTTTTTATGAGCCAGGTTGATCCTGGGGGAACAGTAGTTCCATCATGCGGACCGTCGCTCCTTTGTTTTTTCGCACATATTGCAGACACATTTGTCCGGCGATCTTTCCTACCAGCTGTTCTCCGATCAGCATGTCCAACGCACGTTCCAATTGGGTGCCATGGCGGAAAATAAAGGCTCCTCCATTTTCAATCAATTCGGCTGCTTCGCGGAATCGTTCATGCTTCGGACCGAATAACACCGGAACCCCGAATGCTGCCGGCTCAAGGATGTTGTGCAGTTTACCGGAGAATCCACCGCCCACCACCGCGGCATCTGCATATTTGTATAACCGCGCCAGCCAGCCCACATTGTCTACCAGGATCACCTCTGCATCGGTGAGATCAGCTCCTTTCAGCATTTCTGAGAAGCGAAGGGTTCTTCTCCGGATCCGTCCTTCCAGTTTACGAATGTGGCTATCTGCCACTTCATGCGGCGTAATGACCCATATCTCTCCATACTTTGCCTTGTTGATCAGGGGGATCAGGATGTCTTCTTCTACCGGCCAGGTGCTGCCGGCCATGAGCAATGGCCTATCCGTTTTGATTTTGTTCATCCAGGGAATGTCATCCGCCAACTGAGCCGTTTCAAAAACCCGGTCGAATCGGGTGTCTCCGGTGGTGGTCACCTGGGTGAACCCGGCAGATTTCAGCGTACCTTCGGATACTTCGTCCTGCACAAAAAAATGCGAGAAGCAAGTCAGGTCCTTTTTGAAGAAGGAAGACCATGGACCAAAAAAGCGTTGGCCTGGCCTGAATACACCGGACACGTTATACAACGCACAACCACTTTTATGAAGGGCGGTCAGGTAGCCATGCCAGAATTCGTATTTAACAAAGAAAGCCATGGTTGGCCGGATTGCATCCACAAAGCGGCGTGCATTCCCGGGCTTGTCTTCCGGAAGATAGCATACAAGATCGGCGAGCGGAAAATCTTTTCTGACCCGATAACCCGAAGGGGAATAAAAGGTAATGACCAGACTGGCGGATGGAAGGCGTTTGACCAGTGCCTCCATCAAGGGACGTCCCTGCTCAAATTCACCCAACGATGCACAATGGAACCATATGACCTGGTCGCTTTTGGGTTTGAATGCGGAAACTTTCGGCCATACTTCTTTACGACCCTGTACCCATGCGGCAGCTTTGGAATGAAAAGGCGCTGCCAACCGGAGACTCCAGCCGTAAAGGTAGATCCCGGCGTAGTAGGCGAACCTCATTAATAGTAATAACGTTTTTCGGGAACCCGCGCATACAGTGGAAATATCCATCCCACTTTGACGCCGTAAAGGACATCCAGTCGTTTGGTATCATCATGCAATCCGGTGTCGTAATTAACCGAACGGCGGTTGGAGGTAAATCCTTCCAGGGCTTCCAGTCCGGCAAAGAAGTTTACCAGGCTCTTGTTTCCCATGTGGAGGTATCCTACGAATTGACTATAAAGCAAACCGTTGGACAGCCGGTCATATCCTTTTTTTAAATCCCCTTTAAGTTGTGGTGCGGTGTTGTCCCGGACCTCGATCCGGATTTTGTGTTGCATGAAGCCCACACCCATCATGACCACAAGTCCACTGTTGGGATTGGGGCCGATCACCGGCAGAACATAACCTGCCTTTGCCGTCATGGTGTAGCCCCGCTCATACATGAATAGTTCGGCATACGTTCCGTTGCCATCAATCACATACCTGTTCCCATCCGCATCCGGCGTGGTGGAGATGGGGTCCAGAATGCCCTCTTCACGAATATCGTTTCCCGAAAGAAATTGTGTCTCAAAGCCGAAGATCCAGGATGTTCTGGTCTTGTGCATGAAGCCACCGCCTATGGCTGAACTACTTCCAAACCGGTTGGCCATGTCCCGGCCCGGCAGATGAAGGCCCAACGAGGCATTGATCATAGGGGCGGCAATGGATGAGTCTTTGACACTGGCCTGGGCAAAACAGTCGCTACCCAGTGTAATGGTGCATAGCAGGGCGATGATCTGATATCTGAACATAGGCGCAAATTAAGAATATTTTAGGTGATGGGGTGGCTGCGTTGCCGCATTGGACATGTTCCCGGGAGCCAACAGATAAAATACCGTCGTACAAGCTGTTTACTCCATACGGGGCTTGGAATATTTGATTATCTTCGTGCTGATTTTTTTGCGACGAGCGCGATGGGGACTGACATAGCATCAATGCAACCTGTCAACGTGCATCCATAGCCTCTTCTATTCGTAATGTTTTTAACTGTGATATGGCAATGAATAAGCCCATTCATATGGTGGACCTTGAAGGTCAGTATGAGAAGATCAAAAGTGAAGTGGATGAAGCGATTGAAAGGGTCATCCGGAGTACCGCATTTATTAACGGCCCTGAAGTGAAGGCCTTCCAGCAGGAGCTGGAAACTTACCTTGGGGTGAAGCATGTGATCCCTTGTGCCAACGGCACGGATGCGCTTCAGATCGCCCTGATGGGTCTCGGGCTCCAGCCCGGAGATGAGGTGATCACCTCCAATTTTACCTTTATTGCGACGGTAGAAGTGGTGGCCCTTCTGGGCCTGAAGCCTGTTCTCGTGGACGTGGATCCGGAAACGTTCAACCTGATCCCTGAACAGGTTGAGGCAGCCATCACGCCAAAAACAAAAGCCATTGTGCCTGTCCATCTCTTCGGACAATGTGCAAACATGGATGCCATCCTTGACATTGCCAACAGGCATCGTTTGTTTGTGGTGGAAGATACCGCGCAGGCAATCGGCGCTACATATCGCCATAGCAATGGTCAAACATCCAAAGCAGGAACCATGGGCCATATCGGTACCACTTCCTTCTTTCCTTCAAAGAACCTTGGATGCTACGGCGATGGTGGTGCACTTTACACCAACGATGATGCACTGGCAGACCGGATGAGGAAGATCACCAACCATGGACAAAGTGAACGTTATTATTACGCCGAAGTGGGTGTGAACTCCAGGCTTGACAGTTTGCAGGCAGCCATTCTCCGGATAAAACTCCGGCAGCTGGACAGCTATGCGGCTGCCAGACAACAGGCGGCAGACCGGTATGACGCGGCATTCGCAGCTTCCCCGGGCATCAAAACCCCGGTGCGCGCCTCATACTCATCACACGTCTTTCATCAATATACCCTGAGGGTGGAACCCGGTGCACGGAATGCACTCCAACAGCATCTCGCGGATCAGGGCATTCCGGCCATGATCTACTACCCCGTCGCCCTTCATTCTCAAAAAGCATATGCAGATCTGGGCATGAAAGACGGATCGTTTCCAAATACCCTTCAGCTTTGTCAAAGCGTGATCTCACTCCCCATGCATACAGAGCTTGATGCGGAACAACAGGACTTTATCGCGGGACATGTACTTGAATTTATGAAGCAAAAGGTTTCCTGAAGATGAATGTAGCCGTCATAGGAAGTGGATATGTAGGTCTCGTTACCGGTACCTGTCTGGCTGAAACCGGTAACAAAGTGATTTGTGTGGATATTGATGAGGAAAAGGTGAAAAGAATGCAGAACGGTTCCGTGCCCATTTATGAGCCGGACCTGGATGTGCTCTTTGAACGTAATATCAGGCAAAACCGACTTTCATTCACCACCTCGCTGAGTGAAGGGATTGAAAAAGCCAAGGTCATTTTTCTGGCGCTTCCCACACCTCCGGGTGAGGACGGTTCGGCAGATCTTTCCTATGTTCTGAACGTTTCCGCGGAAATTGGAAAAATATTAAAGGAGTATAAGGTGATCGTCACCAAAAGCACGGTGCCTGTGGGAACATCCGACAAGGTGAAGGCTGTGGTGTCGCAACATACCAGCGTGCCTTTCGATGTGGTTTCCAATCCGGAATTCCTGCGGGAAGGTTTTGCAGTCGATGATTTTATGAAACCCGACCGTGTGGTGGTTGGTACTTCTTCTGAAAAGGCAGCTACCATCATGAAAGACCTGTATGCAC
This genomic interval carries:
- a CDS encoding 3-deoxy-D-manno-octulosonic acid transferase, which gives rise to MRFAYYAGIYLYGWSLRLAAPFHSKAAAWVQGRKEVWPKVSAFKPKSDQVIWFHCASLGEFEQGRPLMEALVKRLPSASLVITFYSPSGYRVRKDFPLADLVCYLPEDKPGNARRFVDAIRPTMAFFVKYEFWHGYLTALHKSGCALYNVSGVFRPGQRFFGPWSSFFKKDLTCFSHFFVQDEVSEGTLKSAGFTQVTTTGDTRFDRVFETAQLADDIPWMNKIKTDRPLLMAGSTWPVEEDILIPLINKAKYGEIWVITPHEVADSHIRKLEGRIRRRTLRFSEMLKGADLTDAEVILVDNVGWLARLYKYADAAVVGGGFSGKLHNILEPAAFGVPVLFGPKHERFREAAELIENGGAFIFRHGTQLERALDMLIGEQLVGKIAGQMCLQYVRKNKGATVRMMELLFPQDQPGS
- a CDS encoding DegT/DnrJ/EryC1/StrS family aminotransferase, which translates into the protein MVDLEGQYEKIKSEVDEAIERVIRSTAFINGPEVKAFQQELETYLGVKHVIPCANGTDALQIALMGLGLQPGDEVITSNFTFIATVEVVALLGLKPVLVDVDPETFNLIPEQVEAAITPKTKAIVPVHLFGQCANMDAILDIANRHRLFVVEDTAQAIGATYRHSNGQTSKAGTMGHIGTTSFFPSKNLGCYGDGGALYTNDDALADRMRKITNHGQSERYYYAEVGVNSRLDSLQAAILRIKLRQLDSYAAARQQAADRYDAAFAASPGIKTPVRASYSSHVFHQYTLRVEPGARNALQQHLADQGIPAMIYYPVALHSQKAYADLGMKDGSFPNTLQLCQSVISLPMHTELDAEQQDFIAGHVLEFMKQKVS